The following coding sequences lie in one Brachionichthys hirsutus isolate HB-005 chromosome 15, CSIRO-AGI_Bhir_v1, whole genome shotgun sequence genomic window:
- the zgc:171422 gene encoding zinc finger protein 11, whose protein sequence is MSDMEFSVPLSSLALLVPPLRLMSAVMWEVVRQRHIKHYGKLEEFVSMVTDAVPELMSKREGRLLSLGLRARTTLELLRSEHPDDLKAVQSHLSRIQSSCVEETNDSVIDAPEANFMKLVQGLIEDTDGREHFLKNVFPVEYGPDFDTALETLVCEFFTRLEELLPIPDFKQTASWISAAPSVLEDYMQCVSNGDDLKFLLQSKQCHGKLAKSSVAPFQSDDLLIPSLCLPPSLEVAIASHPSASDDENNDVPQIVMFDEDLSTNPSTSAVFPESPKQTAASPPPRRRQQSGMHKCPECGKSFKHHSVLLEHRRVHSGLQPYSCSECGRAFRTATLLAGHRLRKCRNAAYLCIKCGNSFPTSLDKFRHHCPKHGRTYDCGQCGKSFQKSSSLKEHLLSHAQSRLFKCSHCGAGFSGIGDLKYHQQVDHDKPYRCKECGKSFISSKCLAKHQQRHQESGPGRRLASTSSRNASAKAAHPRGRVTHSCPLCGRTFKYRFEFLEHQRFHTAVKPYKCSQCGKAFRTEAHLSGHRKRKCKNAAHICTKCGCHFRSLHERVRHQCVQLLTKYECSHCGKAFKMAHLLRNHQMSEHQLPYSPDHRFRCRYCDETFPGISELKFHQRVDHEKPYQCQECGKCFLSEKCLTNHELRHNDERPESCPVCGRGFRNRYDLKQHVRTHTGERPYQCTHCSQCFSTAGGLRSHTRVHTGEKPHVCPDCGKAFSQMGAMRTHRLTHTGERPFKCTVCGKGFTMAHKVTVHMRVHTGERPYVCSQCGKAFSDGSVLKQHTLNHSGVRPYHCQLCPKTYTCLNHLRRHLKSHSSMN, encoded by the exons ACGACGCTCGAGCTGCTGCGTTCGGAGCATCCCGACGACCTCAAGGCCGTCCAGAGCCACCTCAGTCGCATCCAGTCTTCCTGCGTTGAAGAA acaaacGATTCTGTGATCGACGCGCCGGAGGCGAACTTCATGAAGCTGGTGCAAGGCCTCATCGAAGACACGGACGGCAGAGAGCACTTCCTCAAG AACGTGTTTCCGGTGGAGTATGGACCCGACTTCGACACGGCGCTGGAGACTCTGGTTTGTGAATTCTTCAccaggctggaggagctgctgccgaTTCCAGACTTCAAACAG ACGGCGTCCTGGATCAGTGCTGCCCCCTCTGTCCTGGAGGACTACATGCAGTGTGTGTCAAACGGAGACGACCTGAAGTTCCTTCTACAAAGCAAACAGTGTCACGGGAAACTGGCTAAGAGCAGCGTTG CCCCGTTCCAGTCAGACGACCTCCTCATCCCCTCCCTGTGTCTCCCCCCTTCGCTGGAGGTGGCCATCGCCTCCCACCCAAGTGCTTCTGATGATGAAAACAACGACGTTCCTCAGATCGTCATGTTTGATGAAGACCTGTCTACAAACCCGTCCACGTCGGCGGTCTTTCCCGAATCACCCAAACAGACTGCtgcttcgccccccccccggaggaggcAGCAGTCGGGGATGCATAAGTGCCCCGAGTGTGGCAAGAGCTTCAAGCACCACTCGGTGCTCCTGGAGCACCGGCGGGTCCACAGCGGCCTGCAGCCCTACAGCTGCTCTGAGTGTGGGCGGGCCTTCAGGACGGCCACGCTGCTGGCGGGACACAGGCTGAGGAAGTGCAGGAACGCTGCCTACCTGTGCATCAAATGTGGGAACAGTTTCCCCACCTCCCTGGACAAATTCAGACACCACTGCCCAAAACATGGCCGTACCTACGATTGCGGGCAGTGCGGTAAGAGTTTCCAGAAGTCGAGCAGCTTGAAGGAACACCTGCTAAGCCACGCCCAAAGCCGCCTGTTCAAGTGCAGCCATTGTGGGGCGGGGTTTTCAGGAATAGGTGACCTGAAGTATCATCAGCAGGTCGACCACGACAAGCCTTACCGGTGTAAGGAGTGTGGGAAGAGTTTCATCTCCTCCAAGTGTCTGGCCAAGCATCAACAGCGGcaccagg AGAGCGGCCCGGGTCGTCGGCTCGCCTCCACGTCATCCAGGAACGCCTCGGCCAAAGCGGCCCACCCCCGAGGACGAGTGACGCACAGCTGTCCCCTGTGTGGACGGACCTTCAAGTACCGCTTTGAGTTCCTGGAGCACCAGCGGTTCCACACGGCCGTCAAGCCTTACAAGTGCTCTCAGTGCGGCAAAGCCTTCCGGACAGAGGCCCACCTGTCCGgccacaggaagaggaagtgtaAGAACGCCGCCCACATTTGCACCAAGTGTGGGTGTCATTTCAGGTCTCTCCACGAGCGGGTCAGGCATCAGTGCGTCCAGCTGCTCACAAAGTACGAGTGCTCCCACTGCGGGAAGGCCTTCAAGATGGCCCACCTGCTGAGGAACCACCAGATGAGCGAGCACCAGCTCCCCTACAGCCCCGACCACCGCTTCAGGTGCCGCTACTGTGACGAGACGTTCCCCGGCATCAGCGAGCTCAAGTTCCACCAGAGAGTCGACCACGAGAAACCCTACCAGTGTCAGGAATGTGGgaagtgcttcctgtctgagaaGTGCCTGACCAACCACGAGCTGCGGCACAACGACGAGCGGCCGGAGAGCTGCCCGGTCTGCGGCCGCGGCTTCAGGAACCGCTACGACCTGAAGCAGCACGTGCGCACCCACACGGGAGAGCGGCCGTACCAGTGCACGCACTGTTCACAGTGCTTCTCCACAGCGGGGGGCCTGAGGAGCCACACCCGGGTCCACACGGGCGAGAAGCCCCACGTCTGCCCGGACTGCGGCAAGGCTTTCTCCCAGATGGGAGCCATGCGCACGCACCGGCTCACCCACACCGGGGAGCGGCCGTTTAAGTGCACGGTGTGTGGCAAAGGCTTCACCATGGCACACAAGGTCACGGTGCACATGCGCGTGCACACGGGGGAGCGGCCCTACGTTTGCTCTCAGTGCGGCAAAGCCTTCTCGGACGGGAGCGTGCTGAAGCAGCACACGCTGAACCACTCCGGGGTGAGACCCTACCACTGCCAGCTCTGCCCCAAGACCTACACCTGCCTGAATCACCTGAGGAGGCACCTGAAGAGCCACTCCAGCATGAACTGA
- the col6a1 gene encoding collagen alpha-1(VI) chain: METLRSLLALLCVFLAAAQTQDLETKFAAALINAGVIFQGEAGKTGSPGYRGDEGPPGPEGAKGPRGIKGAPGDRGQMGERCGEDGVAGNGTAGCPGFQGYPGPRGDPGEPGSKGTPGLKGDDGDAGDPGPDNNEPGPPGPKGAKGHRGAEGRAGPLGPPGPAGTDECEILDIIMKLCSCCECKCATLDLAFIVDSSESIGAANFALAKDFIITVIDRLIKDQQVKFAGNESTVSVVQYSGSQAQEAVKLGGGVGSLTDFKQAVRDLRWLAEATYTGEALAFALTNTIQLMRQENRVVLVLTDGRSDTLRDNVPLTVLCGKNVRVGGLGVRDYSSRQPNEEQLEEVVCKSDPKPGFSFVLDNFAELLDDTFLQNLTAKICQDKRCPDYKCPIAFSDSTDILVMMDSSASVGQKNFETSKNFVHRLADRFLTAERQRGASVRVGVAQYSRTARMEQAPTSNLTLLAHHIEEAAFQNDGTNVLEAMEFGIRSLRGRGDASGGRKKLVLFSDGRSQAVTEAVLEKRVGEVADAGVELFVISVGSQVNEANLRTLVSRGRQDDITYAQRHLFRVPDYLSLLRGVFYQTVSRRVSMP; encoded by the exons ATGGAGACTCTCAGAAGTCTCCTCGCGCTGCTGTGCGTCTTTCTGGCTGCAGCGCAAACGCAGGACCTCGAAACCAAGTTCGCGG CGGCGCTCATTAACGCCGGCGTTATTTTCCAGGGCGAGGCCGGCAAGACCGGATCTCCTGGATACAGAGGGGACGAAGGCCCGCCTGGACCAGAA GGAGCCAAAGGGCCGAGAGGAATCAAAGGAGCTCCCGGAGACAGAGGCCAGATGggggagaggtgt GGAGAAGATGGCGTCGCAGGAAACGGTACCGCAGGTTGTCCTGGTTTTCAG GGCTACCCGGGACCCCGTGGAGACCCCGGCGAGCCG GGTAGCAAGGGGACCCCTGGACTCAAAGGAGACGACGGAGATGCTGGAGATCCAGGTCCCGAC AACAACGAACCAGGACCCCCGGGACCAAAAGGAGCCAAAGGTCACCGAGGAGCTGAGGGCAGAGCG ggaccTCTTGGGCCTCCTGGACCAGCAGGAACCGAT GAATGTGAAATTCTGGATATCATCATGAAGCTGTGCT CTTGTTGCG AGTGCAAGTGTGCGACTCTGGACCTGGCCTTCATCGTGGACAGCTCCGAGAGCATCGGCGCCGCAAACTTCGCTCTGGCAAAGGACTTCATCATCACGGTGATCGATCGGCTGATCAAAGACCAGCAAGTCAAG TTTGCCGGTAACGAGTCGACGGTGAGTGTCGTCCAGTACAGCGGCTCTCAGGCCCAGGAGGCcgtgaagctgggggggggcgttggcaGCCTGACCGACTTCAAACA GGCAGTCAGGGACCTGCGCTGGCTGGCTGAGGCGACGTACACGGGCGAGGCCCTGGCGTTCGCTCTGACCAACACCATCCAGCTGATGAGGCAGGAGAACCGggtggttctggttctcacCGACGGACGCTCCGATACTTTACGGGACAATGTCCCGCTCACCGTCCTCTGTGGTAAAAACGTCCGG GTGGGCGGGCTGGGAGTGAGGGACTACTCGAGCCGGCAGCCCAacgaggagcagctggaggaggtggtttGTAAGAGCGACCCCAAACCAGGCTTCTCCTTCGTCCTGGACAACTTTGCCGAGTTGCTGGATGACACTTTCCTGCAGAACCTCACAGCCAAGATCTGCCAAG ATAAGAGATGCCCGGATTACAAATGTCCCA tCGCTTTCTCTGACAGCACcgacattttggtgatgatggaCAGCTCGGCCAGCGTGGGCCAGAAGAACTTTGAGACGAGCAAGAACTTTGTCCACCGCTTGGCAGACCGCTTCCTGACAGCCGAGAGGCAGCGAGGCGCCTCCGTCCGAGTGGGCGTGGCCCAGTACAGCCGAACCGCCCGCATGGAGCAGGCGCCCACGAGCAACCTGACCCTGCTGGCTCATCACATTGAAGAGGCGGCCTTCCAGAACGACGGCACCAACGTGTTGGAGGCCATGGAGTTCGGCATCCGGAGCCTACGCGGGCGCGGCGACGCCTCCGGAGGCCGGAAGAAGCTGGTGCTGTTCTCCGATGGGCGGTCCCAGGCCGTCACCGAGGCCGTGCTGGAGAAGCGCGTTGGTGAGGTGGCCGACGCCGGGGTGGAGCTGTTCGTCATCTCTGTCGGCAGCCAGGTCAACGAGGCCAACCTGCGCACCTTGGTGAGCAGGGGGCggcaggatgacatcacctaCGCCCAGCGCCACCTGTTCCGCGTCCCAGATTACCTCTCTCTGCTTCGCGGCGTCTTCTACCAAACCGTGTCTCGCAGGGTGTCCATGCCCtga